In Rutidosis leptorrhynchoides isolate AG116_Rl617_1_P2 chromosome 6, CSIRO_AGI_Rlap_v1, whole genome shotgun sequence, the DNA window TTCTTGCCTCTTAAGACATTGGTTTTCTTTTCATATATTTGTGCATCCATAACTGTTTTAAACGGAAGAAAGAAATTAAACTGTAACATGACTGTTGTTGATGTTAATTGGAAAGTAGAAGAGTATTGGGCCACAGTGAAGTGTTTTAATTTATCTAAGCATGTGTCATTTAATCTCTCCTTATTAATATCACATGTTGTGGACCATGACTGATTGACTGTTCTTTATCACTTCTACTGCAAATTTATGTGGTACCTTGTGCTGTTTTACTTGAACTATCTTATATTCAAAAGCTTTATCACCATTTACTGCCGATACAAGTTTGTTACAAAAAGAATGGTGAAAAGTAGTGAATCAATTGCATTATGAACCAACTTAGAACAATCAAGTTCATTCAACAGCCTTTTGGGCTTGTTGATTGATCATCAAACACGAAACTCATAAAGTTTACAACTCTTCAACGATTAACATCAAATTGAATAAACCGTGGTACAAACACAAGTTAAATTTATGAGATTTTCTTCAATAACAAGCGAATTCACAGAGATTAAAACCAAATGCAAACATTATTACTTGGTTTTGTAGTAAGTAACTTCACAAGAAAATGATCAAAAAATGAAACCTATGCAgaaacaaagtagtaaaacattaGAACATTTTCATATAAACTCAAAAACAATCCACTTTACCTTTTCATTCAACTCAACGCCATCCTTCGATCCTTTCAGTTTGTGCGTTTATCGACCTCAGATTGATCATCCCTTTGCTCATGTCAACTAAAGCTTGATCCTTTTCTTGATTACTTGACTGAGTTTGACCGGGCCATACACAGAAATCAGGCCCATCagattcttcatcttcttcatgtgTTTCTTGCAGATTTGGATTCAATCTTGGCCCTTGATCACCGTTTTCATCCGACGGTTCTCGAGGTACGGGTGGGTACGATTCCACAACACGATCCTCACGTTCACGAAGGGTTTTCGCGATGAGCGATTTCAGAAAGTTCATTACTTGAACCGCATACATCAATGCATTTAACGGATCCGCCATCTGCACACACACAaaaatcaaagtcaaagtcaacttttTTCTTCACAAGTGTCAAACTAAGCACTATGTTCAGTTCATAATCTCATATATACAAACCTGTGTCATATTTGGGGCGAAAACCATTGCAATATTGTGTGAATTCATCTTGTTGAGATGTTCGTGTTGGACGACATCAGCCATCAAGTTGACAGCCCAGTTGAGCAGGGCGGTTTCGGTTGGCGGCAGAAGGCGGCAAAGGGCAAAACAGTCATCTTCTGTTTGACACTGCATGACCTGTTCAGGTGCGAGCGGGTCCAGCACCCCAGTTGGCAGTTCTCGAAACCAAGCCTGCATGCAatcaaatttaaattttaattattatattatttttacaaaatcaagtttaataatgataatgataatactagttacTTACCTTTATAAGACCTGCCAAACAGTGCACATCGATACCATCAGGAACCACACCATGGTTCAGCTCGTTTCTCAGATGCTCTTCTTGGTTGTTATCTGGGTTGATTCTGAAAATACCTTCAGCCTACAAATGTGTCGTTTAAGGTCAGTCAAGTGGGTTTAAATATTGAATAAGAAACAGGGCAAACAGGTCGTTTGAAGCATAAAAAGAATTTTACAGACCTGCAGGCCACCTAGACTATATAAACGCTCTTGCATAAGAATGAGTATAACGGGAACACTGTTTCCTCTAGAGTCGTATGACAACTGCATTGATTCAGTCGAAACACCAAACACAGTAGCACTACATATCGAAACAAACAAATTGTTAGAGATAATAACaatgaattgaacaagatgataaGTAAATAGAATAGATAAGTGTTGAAATTTCTTAATATTTATGTTTTAGCTTCTCATAAAAAGTATGTTAGATAAGTTGATTAATTCAGGACTTAGGCCTTAAAGATCAGAACAAGCCACAAATTATCAAGATCGATAACACGGTAAACATTTTGCTTGATTATAATCGTATTAACAAGAACTGTCACAACAAATTTAACATCATTCGATATGAGGGACTTAATCAGAGTTTCACAATCAATAGTCTTCATAACTTTGATCATGTCCAAATGAAGATTTTAACTATAATCTAAAAAGCACATAAATCTGATTCGTTGACAGGTGTTTAAAGTTACTGCTAACCATACACATAATCAAGATAAATatgaaaaacaatatatatatattattatctatAAATCAGATAATCATATTTCTAAACAATAATTATTGAAATGTAAACAAATTTAAACAGCGATTATTAACGTTTTACGAAATTAACAGCATATGATATGAAAATCATGATAATCATATGAAATCATCCAAATTTTAACAATTAAAAAACCATCACATTTGATATACATGCATACAAAAACATGATCACATCAAGAATCATAATCTTGATTATGTCCAAACAAGAACTATATCAGAATGTAAATACAGTTCAACAGCataaaaatatacaaataaaaAATAATCAGATGAAATCTTCAAACTTTTAGTATGAAAAAATACCCATCAAATTCAATTTATAATATGCAATTATACAAAAGCATGATCagattaaaataaatacatgacaAGAAATGTAATGTACCTTGCACTAGGGGCTCTCCTGAGGACTTCAGGTTCAAATTCAACAGGTAAACCAAGAAACCCATTAAACCTATCAAAAGTTACATGTGCCACGTGGCGCACATCAGTGGGCCACCCTATCTCCATACCAGAAAGATCCAAACTTTCTTCTGCCACCGTGTTCTTGTTTGAATTAACCTCACTATTTGATGAACCCCAGAATGATTTCCTAAACAAAGTTAACAAAAGTGCTAATAAAGATAatgggttattattattgttactattgttATTTATTCGTTCATTCACATTAACATTTTCTTCTTCAGAGCTTGTAACCCTAGAAAACCCCTGTTCACAATTTTGATTCAGAGGATGATACAATGTGAGATCATGAGCTtctaaagaagatgaagatgatgatgatgaagaagaagagggTGAATGTAGGACTTCTGTCATGGCTGTAAAAAAAACAAGAAATTGGGGTTTTGTAAAGTTTGAATCTTGCAAGATTCTTGAGTAGAATAATATTTGTTTATGATTCAGAAATTATAAAAAAATGGTGTGGGTGATATTGGAATGTGGAAGGCAGGTTTTGGGGGTTAAAAAGATGAAATTTTTATGACAATGGAGAAATGGGTAAAAATTGAGTGAAAAATTAGGGAGGACGTGTGTATCATGAAGTTGgatctttttatttttattgtttatttGGGTATTAATTATGTTTTGATGACGTAAATACTAGAGTTGATTTTTCCTTTTTTTAGGAAAGAGAGAAAGATCTTGCCCTGAGTTAGTGGGCTGGTGGGGAGCGAGTGAGAGAATTAGTattgttaattataataaataatcacATAAAAATATGAAGTATGGTTTCCAAATCTTGTAGGTTGTTTCTTTTAATATCACTTAATTTTGGAACATACATTCTCTTTTTTAACGGCCAAAATTGATATTAAAAAACGCTCTGTAAAAAGACGCTAAAAGAAACAAATTAGTTTTAGTGATGTAAGCTTTTTGTTGATGTAAGCTTTTGGAGAAGATCTATATGTTATTCTACAAAAAAGATCTTTAAGTTATCCGTTAattgaacttgcgggcatagctcAACGGTTTTTCACGTGTACTTTGTGTCATGAGATAGGTAGATGTCATGTGTTCGATCCTTAAGGATGACATGATTatctttaaaacaattgaacaccaataatggtagtATATATTGAcactatagggaggttttaccggatttgtTCACGGACCTCTACTCAGAAccaaatggatgtgttcccgggtaccgtcgatcgggtttgggtttctgcccgaacgtgtgtgatacgtgcaaatgatgaggttcgttgaaataaatgatctactgatgccaaaaaatcgccATTCAAAAAAAAAAGTTATCCGCTAATTGATGACCCTTTCACTTACCACTGTCGGATCACTAAATTCGACTCTCTTTTCTAAGTGTGATGGTTTGTCCAACACCAAAATCGCACATCCCAAATTTCAACTAGGAAGATAATTATTTTGGCAAAATAAGTGGCTTTGAACTACCACTTGCGCATTGTCTTAGTGGTACCCTGGTTATCGGAGTATTCGGTGAATGCGAAAGATCAAGAGTTCGatcctcaattttttttttttttttttccaaagcgGTTTCTCCCGACACGTGTCCTGGATATGATCGGGTGAGTGGTATCCTAATGCGAACCCTCGTCAGTGACTCTTAACTAGCTGTTAAAAGAATTGCTTTGAACTTTTAGATCATGTATATCTAAACTAGGGGATTGATCTGGAATCCCATGGTAACTGATTATAGTTATCGTTTATGTCGATACTCAATTATCATGAAGAATCGACATTTTATTAGTTTTGATCTAAGTAAATGTTTCAAAATATTCAAACAAAATAACAAAGTGTACAAACAATCATAAGTACTCCGTATCTTTTATGAGATGTATTTTAACCATACATCATTAAATCTGTTTCAACCTGTTGTActgtaaaattttaaaaatatatttagtggTGTGTGATCAAAGAATGGTAGTGTAAAGATAGTCACTCATTTTTTATATTTTGCTCGATAGGAACCCCTCCGAGATTAAATTGAGCTCTATTTCGAGACAAATCGAGTCAGATTCAAAAATGAAGAACACGACACGTAATTGGAAGCAAAAACTAACAAACAAGCGAGAACACCCTAACCACAAGAAACAGAACAAACTAGAAACTAAACACCTAGACTAGGAAACATATCACCATCGAACTAACAAAGGATATTCACACATACAAAAAAGAACTTAACACATCGAAACGAAACACATCGAAACGAAAGACCGAAATAAATCGAAGTCATCTACACCACATCTAACCATACCACATCTAACCATAGAGATACCACCCAACGAACTCAAATATCATCAAAAATTATTAAGATCGGCTCCGAAAATGTTGGGACATCAAGGTGGTTTGTATGATAATTAAATGTTGGTACTCTTTTCATTCAATTATTAAAAAGTAAGTCTTGGTCTTTTTTCATTCAAAGATATTAAAATGAGTTGGTGATAATTTATGAAGATATTGTACGCAGATGTTAATTCCAATGATAAAAGTATAATCGTATGATCCATTACATCACTTTTAAATAAGCATCTTTACCCGATTACtccatttatttttttaaattcatattcatttaaatattattcatccattcatattcatattcgGTGGATGTTGCAGGTTAACGGATATCCATTGaatgtttaattttttttctttcttttttaagaTGTTCATATTATGAAATGATTCATCAAAGTATATTtattcaatattaatataatttaatttaataaattatactctctccgtcccattacaagtgtacACTTACTTTTTgtacacagttttagaaaatcccactaactcCATTCTCCATCTATCAGAAatattctctctccagaataacctcttctgattagttgaaacacaaagtggacacttgatatgggacgtcccaaaatagaaatgtggacactttaagtgggacggagggagtatacacAAAAACGTGTAATCGCTATCGTAAATTGAACATAATATGAATGTTTTAACTAACGTTACGTTCAATAGTTGTATACTTTATAACATTGAATTGTAGCTCAGCTGGTAGTgatctgcctctcttagcgagaggtcaggagttcaacTCCGCTGGACTGCAACATTGCACCCAATATTATCCCTGACCTGAAATATCCGTCCAGGTCGCCTTTCGCTCAGTGCGGGGGCagtggggagggggttttaccggccatgcctCGGATTGGTCCGGATTTCCTCTAGGGCAGTAGTTGAGGAAAGTTTATGCAACTACAGAAGATGAATGTGTGGGTGGTTAAGTCCTTCTGGTGATCTCAAACTGATGTAAAAAAAATAGTTGTATACTTTATAATGTATAATGTATAAGGAATAAGGATATATATGTTTTAACTAATGTTGTGTATAATAATATGACGtgcaaaatatatatgtacgtttcTTTACAATTTACTACAGTATATATCATAGCATTTTAatagtttataatatataatataatatatatgtaaatgtaaatttatatgaatataatttaataaatatgtaCTCCgtatagatttatatgtatatatgtattttaggtgttaataaatatatatcccTAGATGATAAATCCATATTCAATTCACTACGTTTTTATATCATCCATATTCATACCCATGACCGTTTATCATCCATTTATATATCATTCATATCCACTTAAATGAAACGGATCAGATAGATATTCGATGAATCGAACATCAATTGACATCCGTATTCACAATATTTAAAATCAAGTGTCCTAAAAAAATGTCTATAATCGTGGATCAATGTTCAACTATCACAACGTTGTTTCTTTACCCCTGGATGAAATTCCGGTAGCGTTTTGTTTAAGGTATTTTCACATTTTTCTTTATCGCCAAAGTTTTAGGAAAGTAGGATCTTGTGTGTGCAAGGAGTTTCGTGTGTTTTGTACTGTATTAAAAAAGAAGATGAACTGAA includes these proteins:
- the LOC139855403 gene encoding rho GTPase-activating protein 5-like, which gives rise to MTEVLHSPSSSSSSSSSSSLEAHDLTLYHPLNQNCEQGFSRVTSSEEENVNVNERINNNSNNNNNPLSLLALLLTLFRKSFWGSSNSEVNSNKNTVAEESLDLSGMEIGWPTDVRHVAHVTFDRFNGFLGLPVEFEPEVLRRAPSASATVFGVSTESMQLSYDSRGNSVPVILILMQERLYSLGGLQAEGIFRINPDNNQEEHLRNELNHGVVPDGIDVHCLAGLIKAWFRELPTGVLDPLAPEQVMQCQTEDDCFALCRLLPPTETALLNWAVNLMADVVQHEHLNKMNSHNIAMVFAPNMTQMADPLNALMYAVQVMNFLKSLIAKTLREREDRVVESYPPVPREPSDENGDQGPRLNPNLQETHEEDEESDGPDFCVWPGQTQSSNQEKDQALVDMSKGMINLRSINAQTERIEGWR